One stretch of Halodesulfovibrio sp. MK-HDV DNA includes these proteins:
- a CDS encoding APC family permease, whose translation MVGWGCFVLPGISFLPNAGPLATIIAFAIGGIVMSVVALSYSHMIEHYPVAGGEFAYAYAGFGPIGAFACGWALVLGYLSIVGINASAIALLARFLLPGVFEFGYLYTIAGWDVYVGEVLIMTASILMFGIMNYRGVSVAGSIQLVLAFALTFGVIAMTFGVVTTDTFALSNLVPHFAEGKSPIASIITVVAIAPFLFVGFDTIPQAAEEFSFSPKKARVLMLGAIALGAILYTMVTFCVGSVIPYKELLGQDHAWATGAVAHLALGKYGSVILGTAVLGAVCTGMNGFYLATTRLIFSIARGKFLPQWFGEVHPKYHTPHNAILFTMAISLLTPWAGRAVVGWIVDMCSVGTVIAYLFTCLVCYKMFAARGEKNIISILGAIASFIILGMLTVPGSPAIIGTEPWILMVIWIVMGVGFYMIQIQTVRNTPELEIRESIFGDSTIPVFFDTEEKSAAPRATEN comes from the coding sequence ATCGTAGGCTGGGGTTGCTTTGTTCTTCCCGGCATTTCGTTTCTTCCTAATGCCGGTCCGCTCGCCACAATCATAGCGTTCGCAATTGGCGGCATTGTTATGAGCGTCGTAGCACTCAGCTACAGTCACATGATTGAACATTACCCTGTCGCAGGCGGCGAATTCGCATACGCATACGCAGGATTCGGCCCTATAGGTGCTTTTGCCTGTGGTTGGGCACTGGTACTCGGTTACCTTAGTATTGTTGGCATCAACGCCTCTGCTATTGCATTGCTGGCACGTTTCCTTCTGCCGGGTGTATTTGAATTCGGCTATCTGTATACCATCGCAGGATGGGATGTATATGTTGGTGAAGTACTCATCATGACAGCATCTATCCTCATGTTCGGTATCATGAACTACCGCGGAGTAAGCGTAGCTGGCAGCATTCAGCTTGTTCTCGCATTTGCCCTCACCTTTGGTGTTATCGCAATGACATTCGGTGTTGTTACAACAGACACGTTTGCTCTTTCAAACCTTGTCCCACACTTTGCTGAAGGCAAATCCCCGATTGCATCAATCATTACTGTTGTAGCAATTGCTCCGTTCCTGTTTGTTGGTTTTGACACCATCCCACAGGCCGCAGAAGAGTTCTCTTTCTCTCCGAAAAAAGCTCGTGTTCTTATGCTTGGCGCCATTGCCCTCGGCGCTATTCTCTACACAATGGTTACATTCTGTGTCGGCAGTGTAATTCCTTACAAAGAACTTCTTGGTCAGGACCACGCATGGGCTACCGGTGCTGTTGCCCACTTAGCACTTGGTAAATACGGTAGTGTAATTCTTGGTACCGCAGTTCTCGGTGCAGTTTGTACCGGCATGAACGGCTTCTACCTTGCAACAACCCGTCTTATCTTCTCCATTGCCCGTGGTAAATTTCTGCCACAGTGGTTCGGCGAAGTTCATCCGAAGTACCACACTCCGCATAACGCAATCCTCTTTACTATGGCTATCAGTCTTCTCACACCTTGGGCTGGTCGTGCCGTAGTCGGTTGGATTGTAGATATGTGTTCTGTAGGTACCGTTATCGCGTACCTCTTCACCTGCCTTGTCTGCTACAAAATGTTCGCTGCACGCGGTGAGAAAAACATCATCAGCATCCTCGGCGCTATTGCCTCCTTCATTATTCTAGGCATGCTCACCGTTCCTGGCTCCCCGGCCATTATCGGAACAGAGCCTTGGATTCTGATGGTTATCTGGATTGTTATGGGTGTCGGATTCTACATGATCCAAATCCAAACCGTACGAAACACTCCAGAGCTTGAAATTCGTGAAAGTATCTTCGGTGACAGCACTATTCCAGTGTTCTTTGACACAGAAGAAAAATCTGCCGCTCCACGAGCAACAGAAAACTAG
- a CDS encoding aspartate aminotransferase family protein, with protein sequence MTNSFDPTEAVKNDKERCWHHITQHKPFEQNDPPVFVEGKGMRITDAKGNEYLDAVSGGVWTVNVGYGRESIADAVRDQLVKLCYFANSAGNVPAANFAERLVDKMPGFSRVYYSNSGSEANEKAYKMIRQLAHFNNDGKKHKIIYRDRDYHGTTIAALSSTGQSERKSQYGPFLPGFAELEHCCCYRCPFGKEYGSCNIECARALETLILKENPDTVGGIILEPITAGGGVIPPVPEYFPIIREICDKYDVLLHIDEVVCGIGRTGKWFGYQHYDFTPDIVTMAKGVASGYAAISCTVTTEKVFDQFKADPSDRERYFRDISTFGGCTAGPAAALENMRIVEEEKLLENVTTMGAYMQDRLFELKDKYDVIGDVRGVGLFQGMELVQDRATKEPVDETVTMKIAGHCMQNGVIIGRTNRSFEKYNNNLCFSPALISTKTEIDEIVTAVDNALAAL encoded by the coding sequence ATGACTAATTCATTTGATCCAACCGAAGCTGTTAAGAATGATAAAGAGCGTTGCTGGCATCACATCACCCAGCACAAACCGTTTGAACAGAATGATCCGCCTGTTTTTGTAGAAGGCAAAGGCATGCGTATCACGGATGCTAAGGGAAATGAGTACCTTGATGCAGTTTCCGGCGGTGTATGGACTGTTAACGTAGGCTACGGTCGTGAATCTATTGCCGATGCAGTGCGCGATCAGCTTGTTAAGCTTTGCTACTTTGCAAACAGCGCAGGCAACGTGCCTGCTGCAAACTTTGCAGAACGCTTGGTTGATAAGATGCCCGGCTTCAGCCGCGTCTACTATTCAAACTCCGGCTCTGAGGCGAACGAGAAAGCGTACAAAATGATTCGCCAGCTTGCTCATTTCAATAATGACGGCAAGAAACACAAAATTATCTACCGTGACCGCGACTACCACGGAACAACCATTGCTGCTTTAAGCTCCACTGGTCAGTCCGAGCGTAAGTCACAGTACGGCCCGTTCCTCCCCGGCTTTGCGGAACTGGAACACTGTTGCTGCTACCGTTGCCCGTTCGGCAAAGAATACGGCAGTTGTAATATCGAATGCGCACGTGCTCTGGAAACACTTATCCTTAAAGAAAATCCAGATACCGTAGGCGGCATCATTCTTGAGCCAATCACTGCCGGTGGTGGTGTTATTCCTCCGGTTCCTGAATACTTCCCGATCATCCGCGAAATCTGTGACAAATACGATGTTCTTCTTCACATCGATGAAGTTGTATGCGGCATCGGTCGCACCGGTAAATGGTTCGGCTATCAGCACTACGATTTCACTCCGGACATCGTGACAATGGCAAAAGGCGTTGCCTCCGGTTACGCAGCTATCTCCTGCACAGTGACCACTGAAAAAGTTTTCGATCAGTTCAAAGCCGACCCTTCAGACCGCGAACGCTACTTCCGCGACATTTCCACATTTGGTGGCTGTACCGCTGGCCCTGCTGCTGCTTTGGAAAACATGCGCATTGTTGAAGAAGAAAAACTTCTCGAGAATGTAACCACCATGGGCGCATACATGCAGGATCGTCTCTTTGAATTAAAAGACAAGTACGACGTCATCGGCGATGTACGCGGAGTTGGCCTCTTCCAAGGTATGGAGCTGGTTCAAGACCGAGCAACCAAAGAGCCTGTTGATGAAACAGTGACCATGAAGATTGCCGGACACTGCATGCAAAACGGCGTTATCATCGGCCGTACGAACCGCTCTTTCGAAAAATACAATAACAACTTGTGCTTCAGCCCTGCGTTGATCTCCACAAAAACAGAGATCGATGAAATCGTTACCGCTGTTGATAATGCACTTGCAGCGTTATAA